The Actinotalea sp. JY-7876 sequence TCAAGGACGCGCTCCGGGCGACCGGCCTGGCGCCGGCCGCCCTGTCGGCGATCCGGCGCAGCGTCATCGACCCGGAGCAGGGCGCCGACAACCTCGCCTACTCCCACCGCACCATCGACGCCGCGGCGGAGCTGGGCTGCTCGGTGGTCAGCGTCGGCCTGCACCGGCCGCTGCTGCCCGGCCAGCGGGAGGCGTTCTGGTTCTGGACGGCCCAGGGCCCGGTCGACGCGACCGACCGGGACACCTGGCAGCTCGCGGTGGACCGGCTGCGCGAGCTCGGGGAGCACGCCGCCGACGTCGGGCTCGAGCTCTCGCTGGAGATGTACGAGGACACGCTGCTGGGCACCGCCGAGTCCGCCGTCCGCCTGGTCCAGGACATCGACCACGCGGCCGTCGGCCTCAACCCCGACCTCGGGAACGTCTTCCGCCTGCACCGGGAGATCGAGGACTTCGACGCCGCGGTGCGCCTGTGCCTGCCGGTCTCGAACTACTGGCACGTGAAGAGCTACTACCGCGACGAGGACCCGTCCAGCGGCGCGGTCGTGACCCTGCCGGCGCCGATGGAGCTCGGGTCCGTCAGCTACCGCCGGGCGGTGGCGGTCGCGCTCGACGCCGGCTTCACCGGTCCCTTCTGCGTCGAGCACTACGGCGGCGACGGGCTCTCGGTCTCGGCCATGAACGCCCGGTACCTGCGCCGCCTGCTCGCCGTCGCCACCGGCGAGGCGCGCGACGCGGTGCTGGCCCGGACGCGCGCGGGGGTGACGCGATGACCACCCGGGTCGCCGTCCTCGGGCTCGGCGCCATGGGCCTGCCCATGGCCACCTGGCTCGCGCGGACCATGGACGTGACGGGCTTCGACCTCAGTGCCGAGCGTCTCGCGCTCGCCGCCGAGGGCGGCGTCCGGCCCGCCCCCAGCGCCCGCGAGGCGTGCGAGGCCGCCGACGTCGTCGTGGTGGGGGTGCGCGACGGCGCCCAGCTGCGCGCGGTGCTCGGTCCCGACGGCGCGGGCACGGGCCTGCGCGCCGGCGCCGTCGTCGTCGTCACCTCGACCGTCGGCGCCGCCGCGGTGCGGGCAGCCGCCGCGGAGCTCGCGGCGGCGGGTGTCGCGACCGTGGACGCGCCGGTCTCCGGCGGTCCGGTGCGGGCGGGTGCCGGGGACCTGCTGATCATGGTGGGGGCGGACGACGCGGCGCTCGAGCTGGCGCGGCCCGTGCTCGACGCCCTCGCGTCGACCCTCGTCCCGCTGGGCGGCGTCGGCGCCGGGCAGGACATGAAGACGGTCAACCAGCTGCTGTGCGGCATCCACACCGCCGCGGCCGCCGAGGCGCTGGCCCTGGCGCAGCGGCTGGGGCTCGACCTCGACGCCGCCGTCGACGTGCTCGGCCAGGGCGCCGCGGCGTCCTTCATGCTGGCCGACCGCGGCCCCCGGATCGCCGCGCAGCTGCGCGGGGAGGTGCCCCCGACCCGGTCGCGGCTCGACGTCATCGCCAAGGACATGGGCATCGTCGGCGACCTCGCCCGGGAGCTCAAGGTCGCGACGCCGGTCGCCGGTGCGGCCGAGCAGCTCTACCGCGTCGGCCTCGCGGCCGGCCTGCACGCCGCCGACGACTCGGTGATCTCGACCATCCTCACCAGCGCGGAGGGCACCCGATGAGACCGCTCGCAGACGACCCGGCGACCTTCGCGGAGGACATGCTCGAGGGCTTCGTCGACCTCTACCCCTCCTACGTCCGGCTCGTGCCCGGCGGGGTGGTCCGCGCCGCGGGCCCGACGCCCGGCAAGGTCGCCGTCGTCGTCGGGGGAGGCTCGGGGCACTACCCCGCCTTCTGCGGTCTCGTCGGGCCCGGCCTGGCCGACGGCGCCGTCGTCGGCAACGTCTTCACGTCACCCTCGACCGCCGACGCCGTCTCGGTGGCACGCGAGAGCTCGGGCGGCGCCGGCGTCGTGCTGCTCACGGGCAACTACGCGGGCGACGTCATGAACTTCACGCTCGCGCGCGACCAGCTCGTCGCCGCCGGGATCCCGGCGGAGTTCCTCGTCGTGACGGATGACGTGGCCAGCGCGCCGCAGGAGGCCGACCGGCGCGGGATCGCGGGCGACCTCACGGTGTTCAAGGTCGCGTCCAGCGCGGCGGAGCACGGCCACGACCTCGCGGGTGTCGTGGCGCTCGCGGAGCGCGCGAACGCCCGGACGCGCACGCTCGGCGTGGCGTTCGACGGCTGCACCATGCCCGGGACGAGCGAGCCGCTCTTCCGGGTCGCCGAGGGCACGGTGGGGCTCGGGGTGGGTATCCACGGCGAGCCGGGCATCGGGGAGATGCCCGTCATGACCGCCGCCGAGCTCGGCGAGCTCTTCGTCGAGCGGCTGCTGCAGGAGGCGCCGCCGGACGCCGGGACCCGGGTGACGGCGCTCCTCAACGGGCTGGGCCGGACCAAGTACGAGGAGCTCTTCGTGCTGTGGCGCACCGTGCGCCGGGCCCTCGGCCGGGCGGGCCTCGAGGTCGTCGCGCCCGAGGCGGGGGAGCTGGTCACCAGCCTCGACATGGCGGGCTGCTCGCTGACGCTGATGTGGCTGGACGACGAGCTCGAGCGGCACTGGACGGCACCCGTCGACACCCCGGCGCTGCGGCGCGGGGCCGTGCCGACCACGACGTCGGCGTCGCGGGCGGCCGCGGTGGCGCGACCCGCTCCGGTCGCGGCGACGGCCGGCCGGCCCACGCCCGGGTCCGACGGCGCCCCGGCGGCCGCCGTCACCGAGGCGGAGCGCGTGCTCGCCCGCGCGGTGGTCCAGCACCTGGCGGTCGCGCTGGGTGCGGTCACGGACGCGGAGGCGCGCCTGGCCGAGCTCGACGCGGTCGCCGGCGACGGCGACCACGGCCGGGGCATGGTCCGGGGCCTCACGCACGCCCACCGCGCCGCCGAGGCCGCCGCCGAGGCCGGCGAGGGCGGGCGCGCGGCGCTCGTGGCTGCGGGCCGTGCGTGGGCCGACCGGGCGGGAGGCACGTCCGGGGTGCTGTGGGGCTCCGCGCTCGTGGCCGCCGCGGAGGCGATCGGCCCGTCCGCCGCCGACGTGACCGCCGCCGTGCGTGCGGGCCTCGACGCGGTCGCGACGCTGGGCGGCGCCTCGCTCGGGGACAAGACCCTGCTCGACGCCGCCCTGCCCTTCGCGGAGGCGCTCGCGCTGGCCGCCGACGGCGGGGCGGGGGTGCTCGACGCGTGGGCGGCCGCGGCGCCGACTGCGCTCGAGGCCGCGGAGGCGACCGCGGACCTGCGCCCGCGCGTCGGGCGCGCACGCCCGCTCGCCGAGCGCAGCGTGGGCTGGCCCGATCCGGGGGCGACGTCGTTCGCCCTCGTCGTCGACGCGTTGGCACGTCCCGTGGCCGAGGCGGGGGAGGGGCGATGACCGGCTGGCGGGTGGTCGTCGGGTCCGACGATGCCGGGCTCACCTACAAGGACGTGCTCGCGGACCTGCTGCGTGCCGACGCCCGCGTCGCGTCGGTCGAGGACGTCGGCGTGCGCCAGGGCGAGGTGACGGCGTACCCCCACGTCGCCGTCGAGGCCGCGAGGCGCGTGGCCGCGGGCGGGGCGGACCGGGCGCTGCTGGTCTGCGGGACGGGGCTCGGCGTCGCCATCGCGGCGAACAAGGTGCCGGGGATCCGCGCGGTGACGGCGCACGACAGCTATTCGGTCGAGCGGTCCGTGAAGTCGAACAACGCGCAGGTGCTGTGCCTGGGGCAGCGGGTCATCGGCGTGGAGCTCGCCAAGCGCCTCGTGACCGAGTGGCTCGACCACGCCTTCGACCCGGCGTCGGCCTCGGCCGAGAAGGTCGCGGCGATCGACGGCTACGAGGACGAGGCGGGCGCCGAGCAGCGCGCCGAGTGAGCCCGGGGCCGAACGGGTCGGGCCGCCGCTCGACCCGTTCGTCCCGCGCGTCGTCTGGTACAACGAGACCGGCGACGAGCGGAGGTGGCCGGGTGACGACTGACGCGCGGCGGCACACCGTGCTCGCCACGGCGCAGAGCGAGGGCTTCGGCTCGCTGCTCCGGCGCCCGACCTCGCGCAGCGAGCGGTTCGCGATCGGGCGCGGGCTGCGGCGACAGGTGCCCCGGCGCACGCTCGGGGACTGGGAGGTGTCGGCGGACCGCCGCGACCCCGTCGCGCTGATCCAGGAGTCGCACGACGGCAGGCTCGCGGAGCTGGTCCCGATCCGGGTCGCGCGCATGATGACCTCGCCGTACGGGTTCCTGCGTGGCACGGCCGTCGTCATGGCCGCGGACGTCGCGGGGCTTCCGGCCACGGGGATCACGCCGGTGATCTGCGGCGACGCCCACCTCGGGAACTTCGGGTTCTACGCCTCGCCCGAGGGCGAGCTGGTGATCGACCTCAACGACTTCGACGAGGCCCACCCCGGCGCGTGGGAGTGGGACCTGCGTCGGCTCGTGGCGAGCATCTGGGTGGCGGGACGCCAGAACTCGGCGAGCGAGGACCAGTGCGCCGACGCCGTCCGCTCGTGCGTGGCGGCGTACCGGGCGGAGGTGGACTTCCTCGCCGAGCAGCCGCTGCTCATGCGCTCCTACAACCGGCTCGACGTCGAACGGCTCCACGAGACGGCCACGGAGAAGACGCTGCGCGACGAGATCGAGCGCGCCGTCCGCCGCGCGAGGACCAGGACGAGCGACCGCGCGCTTCCGCGCTTCACGCACGAGCACGAGGGGCGGCGGCGGATCGTGGACCAGCCGCCGCTCATCACCCACGTCCCGGACGACGACGCCGAGCACCTCGCCGCGGCCCTGGACGGGTACCTCGAGACGCTCCCACCGCACTGGCGCCGGGTGCTCGGGGGGTACACGCTCGTCGACCTCGCGCAGAAGGTGGTGGGCGTCGGCAGCGTCGGGCTGCGCGCCTACGTCGCGCTGCTCGAGGGCAGCGCGCCCGACGACGTGCTCTTCCTCCAGCTCAAGCAGGCGCGGCGCTCCGTGCTGGCGCCCTTCGTCCACGGCGACTCCGCGTGGCACGCGCACCAGGGCCAGCGGGTGGTCGAGTACCAGCAGGCGCTGCAGACGGTGAGCGACCCGTTGCTCGGGTGGACCACGGCGGGGGACCGGCAGTACTACGTCCGCCAGTTCCGGAACATGAAGGGCACCGTGCCGCTGGACGCGATCGACGCCGCGGCGCTGGCCGACTACGCCGGCATCGTCGGGCACCTGCTCGCCAAGGGGCACGCGCGCACCAGCGGGGCGTCCATGATCGCCGGGTACGCGGGCCGGTCCGACAAGCTCGACCGGGCCATGGTCCGCTTCGCGCGGGCCTACGCCGACCAGACGGAGCTCGACCACGCGCAGCTGCTGCGTGCCGTCCGGCGCGGTGCGCTGCCCGCCGCCGAGGGCGCGTGGGACCAGGTCGGCAACGCCTTCCGGCCCTAGCGGGCGGAGGTGCGCGGCCGGGTCCGGGTCGGACCGGCTCCGTGCGGCCCGGCCACGGCCTCAGCCCAGGGCGCGCTCGCTGTTGGGCGTCGGGCGGCACACCAGCACCGGGCACGGCGCGGAGTGCTGCACCCGCGAGGCGGTGCTGCCGAGCAGGATGGTGCGGGTCAGGCCGCGGCTCCCCGAGGCCAGGGAGATGAGGTCGGCGTCGACGTCCTCCGCGGCGCGGATGATCTCCTGCGCGGGGGACCCGCTGCGGATCTCCTTGTGGATGCGCGGGCCCCAGCCCTCGAACTCGGCGGCCACGATGTCGACCGCCGCCCGGGCCTCGCGGACGAAGTTGAGCTCGGTGAGCGGGGCCGGCTCCTGCGGACCCAGGTCGTTGGCGAACGGGACGGCGGCGTAGGGACTGACCACGGCCACGACCGTCACGTCGGTGATCTCGCGGGAGTCGGCGATCCACTGGAACTGCCGGGCCGCGACCAGCGAGGCCCGCGAGCCGTCGGTGGCGACGATGACGTGCATGGGTCAGAGCTCCTTCGTCGTGGTGGTGGGCGCGCCGGGGACAGCAGCCTGCCCGGTGCCCCCCGGGCCGGGCTGCCTGCCGGCGCGGAACTTCTTGAGCAGGTACAGCACCAGGCCGACGGCGAGCAGCCCGCCGACCCACAGCAGCGCCGCCGGGTCGTCGATCAGCGTGTACACCAGCACGAGCAGGTTGCCGGCGATGCCGGCGATGAGCAGCGGGGTGTTGGCCCGGTAGGTCCCCGGGGCCTCGTCCCGGCCGCGCAGCCTGAGGCAGGCGACGATCACCAGGGCGTAGATGAACAGCAGGAAGACGACGGTGACCGTCGCGAGGCGGTCGACGACGTCGAGCTGCTCGTCGACGGGCAGGGCGGACTGGGTGGACCGGACCGCCGCGCCGATGATCAGCAGGGAGCCGACGACGAGTGCCCCGAAGATCAGCGCGACGTACGGGCTGCGGCGCGCGGGGTGCAGCTTGGCGAAGACCGACGGCACGACGCCCTCGCGGGCCATGCCGTACAGGATCCGCGACTGCGCGACCACGGTGACGAGCGCGGTGTTGCTGATCGCGATCATGGCGACGAGCCCGAACACGACGAGCATCACCGTGGCGGGGACGATCAGCAGGTCCGCCTCGATCACCGCGAGCAGCGTCTGCCCCGCGAGCTCGTCGATGGGGACGGTGAGGGCGGCGGCGACGGAGACGAGCACGTAGACCACGCCGGCGGTGAGCATGCCGCCGATGAGCGCCCGCGGGAACGCGCGGGAGGGGTCGATGGTCTCCTCGGCGACGTTGGCGGCGTTCTCGAACCCCGTCATGGCGAAGAAGGCGAGGGAGACGCCGGCGAGCACGGCGATGACGGGCGAGCCCTCCGCGCGGAACTCCAGCAGCACGCCCGGGTCGTTGACACCCTGCATCACGGCGATGACGCCGATCGCGACGACGACGACCAGGCCGCTGAGCTCGATGAACGTCATGATGACGTTCGCCACGACGGACTCGGTGATCCCGATGAGGTTGACGACGGTGATCACGGCCACGAAGACGAGCGCGACGACGGCCGCCACCCA is a genomic window containing:
- a CDS encoding ribose-5-phosphate isomerase; its protein translation is MTGWRVVVGSDDAGLTYKDVLADLLRADARVASVEDVGVRQGEVTAYPHVAVEAARRVAAGGADRALLVCGTGLGVAIAANKVPGIRAVTAHDSYSVERSVKSNNAQVLCLGQRVIGVELAKRLVTEWLDHAFDPASASAEKVAAIDGYEDEAGAEQRAE
- a CDS encoding sugar phosphate isomerase/epimerase is translated as MPAGPRPTAESWPIAAAMLPFPPSQDAPAEQWVDQLAEVAFEGFDHVDVTDSWVRAGDLEPARLDELKDALRATGLAPAALSAIRRSVIDPEQGADNLAYSHRTIDAAAELGCSVVSVGLHRPLLPGQREAFWFWTAQGPVDATDRDTWQLAVDRLRELGEHAADVGLELSLEMYEDTLLGTAESAVRLVQDIDHAAVGLNPDLGNVFRLHREIEDFDAAVRLCLPVSNYWHVKSYYRDEDPSSGAVVTLPAPMELGSVSYRRAVAVALDAGFTGPFCVEHYGGDGLSVSAMNARYLRRLLAVATGEARDAVLARTRAGVTR
- a CDS encoding DUF2252 domain-containing protein, producing MTTDARRHTVLATAQSEGFGSLLRRPTSRSERFAIGRGLRRQVPRRTLGDWEVSADRRDPVALIQESHDGRLAELVPIRVARMMTSPYGFLRGTAVVMAADVAGLPATGITPVICGDAHLGNFGFYASPEGELVIDLNDFDEAHPGAWEWDLRRLVASIWVAGRQNSASEDQCADAVRSCVAAYRAEVDFLAEQPLLMRSYNRLDVERLHETATEKTLRDEIERAVRRARTRTSDRALPRFTHEHEGRRRIVDQPPLITHVPDDDAEHLAAALDGYLETLPPHWRRVLGGYTLVDLAQKVVGVGSVGLRAYVALLEGSAPDDVLFLQLKQARRSVLAPFVHGDSAWHAHQGQRVVEYQQALQTVSDPLLGWTTAGDRQYYVRQFRNMKGTVPLDAIDAAALADYAGIVGHLLAKGHARTSGASMIAGYAGRSDKLDRAMVRFARAYADQTELDHAQLLRAVRRGALPAAEGAWDQVGNAFRP
- a CDS encoding dihydroxyacetone kinase family protein, which translates into the protein MRPLADDPATFAEDMLEGFVDLYPSYVRLVPGGVVRAAGPTPGKVAVVVGGGSGHYPAFCGLVGPGLADGAVVGNVFTSPSTADAVSVARESSGGAGVVLLTGNYAGDVMNFTLARDQLVAAGIPAEFLVVTDDVASAPQEADRRGIAGDLTVFKVASSAAEHGHDLAGVVALAERANARTRTLGVAFDGCTMPGTSEPLFRVAEGTVGLGVGIHGEPGIGEMPVMTAAELGELFVERLLQEAPPDAGTRVTALLNGLGRTKYEELFVLWRTVRRALGRAGLEVVAPEAGELVTSLDMAGCSLTLMWLDDELERHWTAPVDTPALRRGAVPTTTSASRAAAVARPAPVAATAGRPTPGSDGAPAAAVTEAERVLARAVVQHLAVALGAVTDAEARLAELDAVAGDGDHGRGMVRGLTHAHRAAEAAAEAGEGGRAALVAAGRAWADRAGGTSGVLWGSALVAAAEAIGPSAADVTAAVRAGLDAVATLGGASLGDKTLLDAALPFAEALALAADGGAGVLDAWAAAAPTALEAAEATADLRPRVGRARPLAERSVGWPDPGATSFALVVDALARPVAEAGEGR
- a CDS encoding universal stress protein produces the protein MHVIVATDGSRASLVAARQFQWIADSREITDVTVVAVVSPYAAVPFANDLGPQEPAPLTELNFVREARAAVDIVAAEFEGWGPRIHKEIRSGSPAQEIIRAAEDVDADLISLASGSRGLTRTILLGSTASRVQHSAPCPVLVCRPTPNSERALG
- a CDS encoding APC family permease, whose product is MTTPATAEAGTRSELKRSITARQLYFYVVGDVLGSGIYVLVGLVAAAVGGAFWMAFLVGVAIAAVTGLAYAELVTKYPQAAGASLYINKAFRNPLLTFFITICMLSANMAAVGSLASGFVRYFSGVVGIPEESVWVAAVVALVFVAVITVVNLIGITESVVANVIMTFIELSGLVVVVAIGVIAVMQGVNDPGVLLEFRAEGSPVIAVLAGVSLAFFAMTGFENAANVAEETIDPSRAFPRALIGGMLTAGVVYVLVSVAAALTVPIDELAGQTLLAVIEADLLIVPATVMLVVFGLVAMIAISNTALVTVVAQSRILYGMAREGVVPSVFAKLHPARRSPYVALIFGALVVGSLLIIGAAVRSTQSALPVDEQLDVVDRLATVTVVFLLFIYALVIVACLRLRGRDEAPGTYRANTPLLIAGIAGNLLVLVYTLIDDPAALLWVGGLLAVGLVLYLLKKFRAGRQPGPGGTGQAAVPGAPTTTTKEL
- a CDS encoding NAD(P)-dependent oxidoreductase gives rise to the protein MTTRVAVLGLGAMGLPMATWLARTMDVTGFDLSAERLALAAEGGVRPAPSAREACEAADVVVVGVRDGAQLRAVLGPDGAGTGLRAGAVVVVTSTVGAAAVRAAAAELAAAGVATVDAPVSGGPVRAGAGDLLIMVGADDAALELARPVLDALASTLVPLGGVGAGQDMKTVNQLLCGIHTAAAAEALALAQRLGLDLDAAVDVLGQGAAASFMLADRGPRIAAQLRGEVPPTRSRLDVIAKDMGIVGDLARELKVATPVAGAAEQLYRVGLAAGLHAADDSVISTILTSAEGTR